ACTATCATCATGTTTTAACTAATACAGGGAACGAACGCGATCTTTATAACTTGGTGAGCAGTCAAATTGCAGGGGGCAGTTTTAACCATAGTAATATTGAAATTTATTTAGATGCCGATCGAAATGGTGTCGCTGATAGTAATACTCCAATTAGCCAATATGGCTTAAATGCTGGAGAGACAGTTGCACTGATTATTAAAGCCATCATCCCTTCAACAGCAGCCGTAAATAGCACCAGTCAGATTCAACTCACAGCGACCTCTACACAACAGCCGAGCCTGACTCAAAATAATATTGATACATCTCGCATCACGGATCAGGCAGTTTTAAACTTAACCAAAAGTTTTGATAAAACAATTGTAGTAAATGGGGATATCGCAACAGTCCGTTTAACCTATTTTAATAACGGCAATACCAGTGGTGTAGTGAATATCAGCGACCTGCTAGATACCACACAGTTGACCTATGTGACGGGAAATGAAAACTGGAATGGGCAAGCACTCAATGCTGCATCAAATAATGATGACCCGACAGGAATAAACTATTATCTGGATGCGGATGGTAAAACCATTCGTGCACAAATCACCAATGTGCCTGCGAATGCACAAGGTTATATTGAGTTCCGTGTTCGCGTGGCACGTACTGCACCAGGTGAGATCCCCAACTTTGCCAATATGGACTATGACCATGATGGGTTGTCTACTACAGCAAATTTAACCACGCAGTCAAACACCGCAGTATTAAACATTAAACCGATTTATGGGGTGGTGATTAATGCGGATGTAAATAGTGTGAGTGGTGCAGACTTACTGACTAAATCTGCTGTAAGTAGTGGTGGTACAGTTAGCTTTGAAAACTATGTCTGGAACACTGGAACAGCGGCAGATCGGTTCAATTTAAGTTTTGCTAGCCATAATTTACCGACAGGGAGTGTGCTGGAGTTCTATCGTGCAGATGGTGTTACGCCATTATTTGATAGCAATAATGACGGGATTGTTGATACGGGAACGCTAGATGCTGGTGCTAAGCTTCCGATAATTGTGAAAATTACGTTCCCACCAGACTATATTGATACAGCCAATACCACATATAACATTGTGCCTAAAGCACAGTCGATAACAGACAATACCAAAACAGATACGGTACAAGATCGGACCTCATTGATACAAAATGCGGCCTCTCGCTTAGTGGACTTGATCAATAGCCCTGAAACCACAGCAAATGGGACAGGAAATGGCAATGTGTCGAATGGCAGTTCGCCGTGGAAAACCTTGGCGGGGGTGAATAACCAAACGGTGGTGTTCCCGCTTACGGTACGCCATACGGGTCAAGCGACGAGTTATAACTTTAGTGCTGATGCTGATAACAATTTTGCGACGGTTGCTTTGCCAAGCGATGTTAGTTCTGTGCGCTATTTTGCTTCATCAACCATAGACTGCTCGGTACTTGGAGCAGAAATTACTTCAACGCGGTTATTGAATAATGGGGAGTCTCAGCTTTATTGTGCGGTTGTGGAAATTCGAGCAGACGCAAAAAGCACAACTCAGCCGATTCCAATTTATTTTAAAGTGGCTTCTTCTAGTTTGCCTACCTCAGCACCAAACAATGGCTATGATGTAATTCAAAATGCCATTACGATTAACTCGAATGCGAGTCAAGGTGGTGTGAGTTTAGAACCTGATTTGCGTGGGCAAATCGCACCAGGTGGCAGTATTGTGTATACCCACACATTAAAGCCGTGGGGAACATCTGCATTGTCCGCAACGGATAATTTCAGTGTTGCCAATGATCGAATTGGCTTTACCACAACCCTTTATTATGATGCCAATAACGATGGGCAGTTAGATGCGTCCGATCCGATCATTCAAAATTTATCGGTTGTGAGTGCTGCAATTCTCAGCAGTAAAGCACAGCTTCGTATCTTTAATAAAGTGGAAAATACCGCGTATAACACTGTTGGAGTCGTGAATACTTCCATCATTAGCCTAAAAAATAGTGCTGGTACGATATTGGATACGGCAACAGATATTACAACCATAACCAGTGCACCAGTCCGTTTGAGCAAGTTACAAGCCAAAGATAATAATTGCGATGGTGTCGCGGATACGGCGTATACCTCAAATGTGTTACCGATTACACGTAATGCAGATGGTTCGGGGCAATGTGTTTTGTACCAATTGACAGTGAAGAACTTGGGGGCTTCGGCCATTGGGCGATTTAATTTTTATGATTACACGCCTGAGGCGATGGTGATGAGTAAAGCGCCAAGTTGTACAACGTGTGAAGTGGGTTCATTAACTGCACCAGCACTTGGACAGTCGGGTGCAATTAAGGGTTCAGTTGCTGCAATAAAAAGCAATGAAAGTCATAGCTTAGAGTTTGGGGTGAAATATGTGGGGAACTAAGTCAATGAAGCGCATTATTGCATTCTCAGCAAGTCTAGGTTTGGGGCTGATATTAAATTCGGTAGCAATTGCTGCTGTACCCACTTTGGAGATATCTTCTGCAAGTGGTACGGCTGGAACGGGGCCAACCACAGCGTCTCAAACAAATACATATTTATTTAATGCTGATAACCCAACGGCAAATACCTTTAGTCAAAGCTACTTTCCTAAAACAACAGTGACATACACACTTGAAAATCAGCAGTATCCAAATGGAAATAATAGCGGTCTCTTTTTTGGTGATAATACAGGTACAGCAGCTGAAAGAAGTATTTTTATTCCTATAGGTGATCAAGGTGCTCCCCGAGACAATGATTTTACCTCAAGTCGTCTAAATCCTTCTATGGGGACAGGAATTAGCATTACGAATAATTACGGCACACGTGTTGTTTTAAACTCGAGCATATTGGCAAGTAATGTTAGTCGAGTTACAAGTGGATTGGGAGTTTACTTTGGTGACGTAGTCGTAAATTTTAATAGACCAGTTAAAAATCCAGTCATTAATTTATCAGGCATGGGGGGAACTTTTGGTGGAGTTGGTATTACTGCTAATTTTAGGTTATCAAGTGCTCCATCTGGTACAACGATCAGACTACTTTCAGGAAGAAATTTAGTTATTTCTGGAAGTGATATCCGAAATAATGCAGGTAGTTATGGAGCAACAACGGGCAGTGGTGGTGCCAGTGGAAGTGTGCAAGTTGAAAATTCGAATACGATAACATCATTAAGGTTCGGGGTTTATCTTGCTTCTGATGCAAGTTCTGGGGTTGGTTGGGGGAGTTCTGGCGATGCTTTTGTTTTTAGTGCAGCTAGCGTTGACTCTATGGTTGGCGATTTGGTTGTTTCTAAAACGAATAATGTAACCCAAGTCTATTCAGGTGGGACAACCACTTATACCGTACGTGTCTCGAATAACGGCCCTGACACTTATACTGGAACATTACTTAAGGATGTGGTCGGTACAGGATTAACGGCGATAGCTGTATCTTGTAGTACAGTTGCCAATAATAAATGTACTACAGCTCCAGCTTTAAGCAGTTTGGCTTCTATTGACACAGGGAGTTTAGCCTCTGGCGAATTCTACGAAATTTTAGTTACAGCACGTGTGGATGCTACAGTGGGCAGTACTGTGTCAAATACAGCGACAGTAGAAGTGCCTACATTAGGTTCCTCTACAGGAGCTAGTTGTACGGCTTTAAATAGTGGAGGTATTACACGTTCATTTAACCAAACCACTGGTGCTTGCACAACAACAGATCAAGACACGGTATTGGCATCGGCAGATTTGGAAGTCTCGAAAACTTCTGATAAAACGATATACAATACAGGTGATGTCGTGAAATATACGATTAAGGCTTGGAATAATGGTGGTGTTGCGGTTACCGATGCAACATTAACGGATTTAGTTCCTACAAATATTTCGAGTTTAAGTTGGACATGTGCCAAATATGGGACGGCAGTATGCCCAACAACTGCAAATATGGTGACTTCAGAAAGCAGCAACAGTCTCAGCGCAACTGGGTTAAACCTTCCTGCCAATGGAAAAGATGTCAATTATTTAGAGTTCATTATAACGGGCCTAGCTTATAAAGCAGGTTCAGTTGCCAATACTGCATCTATTTCTACTAGTGTTTTTGATCGAAACTCTGCTAATAATAGTGCCACAGCAAACATGACGATTACACAGAATACGCCAATTACTACTGGAAGTTCGCAAAATCAGTGTTCAGCGAGTCAAGCGGTAAATCTTGTTTCTGATATGACTTTTAGAAAATATGATGCCGACAATACTTTGGCAGCTTTTGATAATAATTTAAAAACAGCGGGGAGTAGTCCAACAGTACTTCCGAATAGCGTCATGTATGGCACGGGAGCAAATGGTGCTTTGCAAGTGCGAGGGCGGCTGAGTTGGTCCTATGGTTACCCGCGCAGTAACACAACAGGGGCGACCATTCGTGTCTTGGTAGATGGAATAGCTTATGCTGTGCTGATTACTCCAGGTAAAAGTTCAAATACAACAGCGTCATTCAATTCCTTAAATGGTGCTCAAGTTTCACAATCAGATTATTCATTAACTTCATATCAAACAGATCCAGGAAGTATTAATTTTACGATTACACTACCTACTTCTGTAACGAGTATCAAAGTTGTACGTACCGAATTCCAGAGTTATGCGGGTTCGGGTGTAGCAGGTGATGATATTGGTATTGGTTTAAATGACGTGAATGCGTGTTTAAAGCCAACGTTCCAAATGAACAAAGTATCTGAAAATGGCACCGATAGCTTTAACTTTAACGCGTTCTCAAATTTGACAAATAACAACGCTGAAACCATTACTAGCGGTGAAGTGGTCACGACGGTTATTGGTGCTGCGCAATCTGTGCGTTTGAAAACCAGTACATCGCTTATAGAGCAAGGTGCAACAGTAGTTTACGCAATACCAAACACCGCGATTAGCTTTACTGAGTCTGCTTCAACTTTATATTCTCTTAAAAGCATTGAATGCACAGATACTAATGCTTCAATTTCAGGGAACGGCACGGGGAATTTGGGTGGTGTAAATGGTATGACTCAAACCATTCCTGCAGCCAATGTGAAATTTGCATCCAAGCTTGTATGCCGCGTAACGAATAGTAAAAAAGCCGGCTATGTATTCTCTGGACGAGTCTTTAATGATAACGGTGGTACATCTTCAGATATTTCAAAGGCATATAACGGAAGCGTAGATGTTGGTGAACTAGGTATTGCTGGCAGTGTAGTTGAACTCCAAGATTGTTCAACTCAGGCAGTCTTAGCATCGGCAACATCCAATGCTAATGGTGATTTTAGAATACAGACTTTACAGGATGTCTTCTCTGGGCGCAGTAATGTCTGTCTCGTGCAACGTAATGTGACAGGCTATGATTCAGTAAGTTCTGCAAAAGCAAGCACGGTCACAGCGACCGTTGATAGTAGCAATGATCAGTTCACTATTCCCAAAGCGAATAATGTCACGAGTTATGAGGGATTCTTATTTGGTGATGCTGAGTTGCAATTGATCTTAAGCCAAAATGGACAAAAAACTATTGTAGCTGGAGATGTGGTGGATTATCCACATGAGTTGACAGCTAAAAGTGTGATGAATGTGCTCAATTTAACGGAAAGCAAAGAGCAGCAACCTGCAAATAATCAGCCTTGGCAAAGTTTAGTTTATGTGGATAGCAACTGTAATGCACAGTTAGATCAAGGGGAGAGTTTACTGTCGAGTCGCACCATCAAAGCCAATGAAAAAGTCTGTTTAATTCAGAGAGTGGTTTCACCAACCACAGCGCAAGGTGGTGATCGGTTTATTGCGAGCTTTAAGGTCAATGGAAAAGGAACTTATAGCGCTGCTACGGCAAAAGAAAGTAATAGTGTGAATGACATTACGACTATTGGGACAGCAGGTTTAAACATCAGTAAGTTGGTTCGAAAAACATCTACATGTCCTGCACCTAGCAATAATACGACGCCATTTACTGTGTCAAACCAAGCTGCGAAAGGAGATTATTTGGAATATCAAATCACCTATACCAATAACTCAAACAAAAACTTAGTTGATGTTGTTTTAAAAGATAGTGTTCCCGTGGGTACAGTTTATGGAACGATGTCATGTACAGCTACAGGTTGTC
This DNA window, taken from Acinetobacter sp. WCHA55, encodes the following:
- a CDS encoding DUF11 domain-containing protein — encoded protein: MFAEKKIIRNMRIAMLSLLGATASTWVFADALVISNMAVGEYKEEGSTVVQVARSNLVQTTVIPVYNLSLKDNRTEYVRPGQAVYYHHVLTNTGNERDLYNLVSSQIAGGSFNHSNIEIYLDADRNGVADSNTPISQYGLNAGETVALIIKAIIPSTAAVNSTSQIQLTATSTQQPSLTQNNIDTSRITDQAVLNLTKSFDKTIVVNGDIATVRLTYFNNGNTSGVVNISDLLDTTQLTYVTGNENWNGQALNAASNNDDPTGINYYLDADGKTIRAQITNVPANAQGYIEFRVRVARTAPGEIPNFANMDYDHDGLSTTANLTTQSNTAVLNIKPIYGVVINADVNSVSGADLLTKSAVSSGGTVSFENYVWNTGTAADRFNLSFASHNLPTGSVLEFYRADGVTPLFDSNNDGIVDTGTLDAGAKLPIIVKITFPPDYIDTANTTYNIVPKAQSITDNTKTDTVQDRTSLIQNAASRLVDLINSPETTANGTGNGNVSNGSSPWKTLAGVNNQTVVFPLTVRHTGQATSYNFSADADNNFATVALPSDVSSVRYFASSTIDCSVLGAEITSTRLLNNGESQLYCAVVEIRADAKSTTQPIPIYFKVASSSLPTSAPNNGYDVIQNAITINSNASQGGVSLEPDLRGQIAPGGSIVYTHTLKPWGTSALSATDNFSVANDRIGFTTTLYYDANNDGQLDASDPIIQNLSVVSAAILSSKAQLRIFNKVENTAYNTVGVVNTSIISLKNSAGTILDTATDITTITSAPVRLSKLQAKDNNCDGVADTAYTSNVLPITRNADGSGQCVLYQLTVKNLGASAIGRFNFYDYTPEAMVMSKAPSCTTCEVGSLTAPALGQSGAIKGSVAAIKSNESHSLEFGVKYVGN
- a CDS encoding DUF11 domain-containing protein, whose protein sequence is MWGTKSMKRIIAFSASLGLGLILNSVAIAAVPTLEISSASGTAGTGPTTASQTNTYLFNADNPTANTFSQSYFPKTTVTYTLENQQYPNGNNSGLFFGDNTGTAAERSIFIPIGDQGAPRDNDFTSSRLNPSMGTGISITNNYGTRVVLNSSILASNVSRVTSGLGVYFGDVVVNFNRPVKNPVINLSGMGGTFGGVGITANFRLSSAPSGTTIRLLSGRNLVISGSDIRNNAGSYGATTGSGGASGSVQVENSNTITSLRFGVYLASDASSGVGWGSSGDAFVFSAASVDSMVGDLVVSKTNNVTQVYSGGTTTYTVRVSNNGPDTYTGTLLKDVVGTGLTAIAVSCSTVANNKCTTAPALSSLASIDTGSLASGEFYEILVTARVDATVGSTVSNTATVEVPTLGSSTGASCTALNSGGITRSFNQTTGACTTTDQDTVLASADLEVSKTSDKTIYNTGDVVKYTIKAWNNGGVAVTDATLTDLVPTNISSLSWTCAKYGTAVCPTTANMVTSESSNSLSATGLNLPANGKDVNYLEFIITGLAYKAGSVANTASISTSVFDRNSANNSATANMTITQNTPITTGSSQNQCSASQAVNLVSDMTFRKYDADNTLAAFDNNLKTAGSSPTVLPNSVMYGTGANGALQVRGRLSWSYGYPRSNTTGATIRVLVDGIAYAVLITPGKSSNTTASFNSLNGAQVSQSDYSLTSYQTDPGSINFTITLPTSVTSIKVVRTEFQSYAGSGVAGDDIGIGLNDVNACLKPTFQMNKVSENGTDSFNFNAFSNLTNNNAETITSGEVVTTVIGAAQSVRLKTSTSLIEQGATVVYAIPNTAISFTESASTLYSLKSIECTDTNASISGNGTGNLGGVNGMTQTIPAANVKFASKLVCRVTNSKKAGYVFSGRVFNDNGGTSSDISKAYNGSVDVGELGIAGSVVELQDCSTQAVLASATSNANGDFRIQTLQDVFSGRSNVCLVQRNVTGYDSVSSAKASTVTATVDSSNDQFTIPKANNVTSYEGFLFGDAELQLILSQNGQKTIVAGDVVDYPHELTAKSVMNVLNLTESKEQQPANNQPWQSLVYVDSNCNAQLDQGESLLSSRTIKANEKVCLIQRVVSPTTAQGGDRFIASFKVNGKGTYSAATAKESNSVNDITTIGTAGLNISKLVRKTSTCPAPSNNTTPFTVSNQAAKGDYLEYQITYTNNSNKNLVDVVLKDSVPVGTVYGTMSCTATGCQTEANAGQLKWTIPGVLAPKQKGQVGFCVRIPD